GATCGGCGCCGAAGGGCGCAACCTGTCCACCGTGTCGAAGGTCGGCGAACTCGATGCCGCCAAGGCCTTCACCTCGTTCTGGTTCAACTCGCTGCGCGGCAAGTACGACGTCAAGGAAGCCTTCGCCGAAGTGGTGGTGCCGGTGATCCGCGACGTGCCCGTACTGCGCAAGCTGGAACTGAACGGCGCCGTGCGCGCATCGGACTACAGCACCAGCGGCACGGTATGGTCGTGGAAACTGGGCGCCACCAACGAATTCCTGCCCGGCGTGATCGGCCGCGTCACCCGCTCGCGAGACATCCGCGCACCCAACGTCAGCGAACTCTACACGAACCAGACGGTCAGCAACGTCAACATCGTCGATCCGCGCTACACCGATGACGGCAGCCGCAGCGTGGTCGTCTATGGCGGCGGCAACCCTTCGCTGAAGCCCGAAAAGTCGGACACCTGGACGGCCGGCATCACCACCGCCCCGCTGCACGGCCTGACTGCCTCGATCGACTATTTCAACATCGCGATCAGGGATGTCATCACCAGCATCAGCGCGCAAGTGCTGATCGATCGCTGCGATGGCGGCAACACCAGCCTGTGCGACTATATCACCCGTGACAGTACCGACCGCATCACCAGCGTCGCGTCGTCCTCGGTCAACCTGTCCGAGTTCAAGAGCGACGGCGTGGACGCCGAAGTGGCCTATACGCTGCCGGTCAACAACGATGCCAACGGCCGCTTCAACTTCCGGCTGGTGGGCACCTGGGTGAACCACTTCACCACCGACGATGGCGTAACCAAGGTCGAATACGTGAAATCGCAAGGCTATGCCTTCGTCAACGGCGTGCCGCGCATCCGCGCCAATGCCTCGGTCGGCTATGCCAGCGACGGCTTCAGCGGCATGGTGCGCGCACGCTACATCTCGGCCGGCTACTGGAACCGCACCAGCACCGCGCTGACCAACAACCGCATCCCCGCCTATGCCTATGTCGACCTGCAACTGAGCCAGAAGGTTCCCTTCGGCGACGGCGGCAAGCATTTCGAGATCTACGGCAACGTGTCGAACCTGTTCGACAAGGACCCGCCGCTCTACTCGACCTTCTCGCCGTATTACGACGTGATCGGACGATACATGACGGTCGGCGCGCGTCTGGAGTTCTGAAGAACGCCCGGCGGCAAAAAGGAAAGGCGGCGGGTTTCACACCCGCCGCCTTTTTTTGGCCTGTAGCATCGAAAGTCAGGGATTGAAGCGGCGCATCCATTCCACCAGCACCGGGTCATGGTGCGAGGCAATTATATGCGAGAGAACCTCGGGCCGTTCGTCCTGCCCCAGCTTGAAAATGCCCGTGCACGAACGGATTTCCGCGCGAAAGCCGATGATCGCATCTGCCAGTCGGGAATAGCGCCCGCCCAGTTCCTCCTTGCTCCACGGCTCCGGGCGGCATCGTTCCATCTCGTCTATCAGGATCTCCAGCGCAGGCCCGGTCAGTGCATCGTCGAAGCGCAGGTCTGCGGTAATCTTCAGTTGCACATAGTTCCAGGTGGGCGCCCAGTCGCGAAGGCCCGCGTGCTCGGGCGAAACGTAGCCCTGCGGCCCGGTGAACAGCACATGGGCGGCAGAACGCGCGCGCAAGGCGCGGTGGAGCGGATTGTGCCGGGCCATGTGCCCGATCAGTGCAGTCAGCTGCCCCTGTTCATCATATTCGCCCACGAGCGGCAGCAGCGATGCCTGAACCTCATTCCCACCGGCCCATGACTGCACCCAGGCGAGCGGGTACCGTTCGATCAGGAAACGGACGTCCTGCGGGCCATAGGCCGCGAATGATTCATTCAAAGCGCTGCTCCTCGTGCACGCGGCGATAGATACCGCGCCGATCCGTGCAGTGGGTCAGGCACTGGTCCATCTCAAGGTCCAGTATCGTCAAAAAGCGGGGTCCAGAATGGCGGATGGTCCCAGGCCCCTCCGGGGCCTTCCGCCCAGGCAAAAGGCTCAGTACTCGAACGAGGCGGCGTTGCCCTGTGCTTCCTCGAAGGCGGCCGCCGTCTTCATGGCCAGCGCGACCTCGCTTCCGGACATGCCGGCGAACCACGGCGCGGCCTTCGGCTTGCGGCGCGGCCATTGTTCGTCCAGCGTGGCGGCGTCGTAGAGACGGCCGTTCTGCATCACCAGCTCCAGCGAACGCGTGTTGCGAATGTCGGCCAGCGGGTCCTTGTCCAGCACCAACAGGTCGGCCAGCTTGCCCGGCTCGATCGAACCGAGATCGAGCGCCCGCCCGATCACCTGGGCCGAGCCGATCGTCGCCGCCTGAAGGATCTGCGCAGGACTGGCCCCGCCCGATGCCATCGCCTCCAGTTCCCAGTGATAGCTCAGCCCCTGGACAATGCCATGAGCGCCGACGCCCAGCAGACCGCCCGCGCTGCCGATGTCGCTCGCCTGCCGGGCGAACAGGGCGAACCCCTGCCCGTCCGCGCGATTCCACTGCGCGGAATCCCGTTTTGCCGCGAACGCGAACTCGGGCACGAAGCGGGCAAGCTTGCTGTCGAAGTCGTCCTGATGCCCGGCCACCATCGCGCCCAGCGGCCCCGGCGCACCGTAGAGCACCAGCATCGTGGGCACCGTGGCGATCCGCGAACGCACCAGCATCTGGATCATGTCGTCATGGATCGGCGCGATCGGCAGGCTGTGCTCGTTGCCGGCATAACCGTCGAGCATCTGCGTCAGATCAAGGCGATAGTCGCTCGCGCCTTCCGTCGTCGGCATCAGGCCCAGCGCCTGCGCCCCCTCGATCAGATGCCGCCGCTCGGCCCGGTCGCCGACCATGTACTCCTTGATGTTCGGCGTGCGGTAATAATCCGAATAGCGCCGCAGCGTGGCGATGGCCTCTTCGCGATCGCCCATCGGGCTGGTGCGGAACACGCCCTCTCCGGTCGAGAAGGCGCGCTGCCCGATCATGAGCCCGGCGTCGATCATGTCCGCATAGCCGAACACGTCGGGGTCGAAGGTCTGCACGTCGAGACCGGCGGTCACGCCGTAGGCGAGGTTGGCGGCGAAATCCCAGTGCCCGATGTCGAGGATACGGCGGCGTGTCTCGAACCAGTGGGCGTGAGCGTCGATGAAGCCGGGCACGATGAACTTGCCCGTCACATCGCGCACCTCGGTGCCGTTAGGTACCTTCAAGGTGCCTTTAGGTCCTATGCCGGCGATGCGATTATCGACGATAAGCAGGTCGGCATCGTCGATGACCTCCGCCCCCTTCATCGTGGCGACCCGCGCGCCGCGCAACAGCAGCCTGCCCCTCGGAACGTCGCGCGGCAGTTGCACGTCCATCAGCGCACTGCGCGCCCGCGCCTCGACGGCAGCCGGTTTCCCGCTTTCGGCGGCGCCCAGAGCCAGTTGCCGCACCGTCGAGCCCACCGACCATACCAGCGAGCGCATGTCCGGCGCCCAGTCCATATAGTCCGCCCCGATCGCCGTAATCCGCCGCGCACCGGACGCCGGATCGCTCACCGTGACGGTCGGCGCCTCGCCCTGCTTCGCCTCCGGCACCGGGACGAGGTACAGCTGCGAGGCATAACGGACCAGCGCGGTTCGGCCATCCGCGCTGAGCTGCGCGTTCTTCAGCGGCGCGGGCGCGTCGAAATACTGGCTGTCGGGCCGCGCGACCAGCTTGACCAGATGGCGGGCCGCGTCCCCAGCCGATGCTGCGCCGTCAACCGGGTGCGAGGAAATCCAGCCATCGGCATAGTAGCGCACCCGCCCCGGATCAGCATCGCGCCGCAGGTCCATCGCCGCCCCGACACTGCCGAGCGAGGTCATCACGCCCCCGTCGGCCGGCACGCGCACCAGCGAGGAAGGCATCGGCCCAAGGCTCTCGGCGGAGCGGTAGAGCCGGTCGTGCTGGCTGGCGCTGAAGGCCACCACGTCCCGGTTGCCCGCCAGAAACAGCGGTTCCGAGTAATAGGCCGCCTGCGACGTGATGCGGCGCGGCGCGGTCCTGCCATCGGCCGCCGCGACCCAGATATGGCCTGCGTCCTTCGCGGTCCAGGTAACGTAAGTGACAAAACGGCCATCGTCCGACCAGCTCGGCTGCCATGCGGAACCGGGCACCTCAAGGCGCCGGGGCTTGGCGCCCTTGCGGTTCTCGGCAATGTAGAGACGGCCCAGGGCGCCGAACACCACGCGCTTGCCGTCCGGCGAAAGACGCGGCGTCTGGATCACGCGGACATGGACGGGGCCCTGATCGATGCGGTGCTGGCGCCGCAGGTCCGGCCCCATCTCGTGCCGGACGTGCGCCTCGAAGGGGATGTCCGCCAGCGACCCGCTCGCGATGTCGAGCCGCTTCAGACCGCCGCCCTGCCCAAGGTATATGCTGCGATCGTCGGCGGAAAACACCATGCGGGGCAGCAGGTCCACATAGTATCCGCCGGACTGGCCGTCCGGGTCCAGCGGACCATGAACCACGCGGTCCGAGCCGTCCTCAAGGTCTCGTAGATGCAGGACGGTCTGCTGGCCCTCATGCGTGGCATAGGCCAGCAAACGGCCGTCATGCGACAGTGCCGGGCGCATGGCACCGCCGGGCGTGGTCATGAAAGCCTGCTGCTGGCGGGTCGCCAGATCGAAGCGCACGATCGTCCAGTGCGGCAGCGCCCCGCTGGTCCATGTGGTTCCCGCCTTGGTGGCGTAGTACAGGCTCCTGCCGTCGGGCGAGGCGACCACGCCCATCGCATTGCGCCGCTCCGGGTGAGGATCATCGCCGTTCGGCTGCGCCTTGACCAGCACTTCGCGAGCACCGCTCGCCACGTCGAACGACAGCAGCTCGAACGCCAGCACACCCCAGATCATGCGCGACACGTAAAGCGTCCTTCCATCTGGCGACCATGCCGGCGAGCCGTAGTGCGGCGCCCCGCTCTCGTCTTTCGACACGCGGCGAGCGTTGCTGCCGTCGGCATCCGCGATCCACAGGTTGTCACGCCCGTCACGATCGCTGACGAAGGCGATATGGCGGCCGTCCGGCGAAAACACCGGCTGGGTGTCGAAGGCGGCGCCGGTCATCATCGGCCGGGCCCTCCCCCCTTGCACGGGGAGGGCATAGATATCGCCGAGCAAGTCGAACAGGATGGTGTTGCCATCCGGCGCGACATCAAGCGCGGGCCAGGTGACTTGCCGGGTATCGTATTCGATCACCCGCCCGGTCAACGGCGGTAACGTATCCGCCCAAGCCGCCGGGCTTGCAAGCAGCGCCGCGGCCGTCACGATCGCCGAATTCGCCAACCACCTGTTCACCGCATCACCTTTCACGTCATAAATCGGGGCACATTCCATTGCGGTCCGGGCACCGCCCGCAAAACATCCAGTTTGCATCCGGCGAGGGGACCATTGCCGGCGTGCCGGATCGGCCGGTCAGACCGTGCTGAGGAGCAGGCTGGTCTCGCTGTTGAGCACCCCGTCGATCATGCGCACCTGCCGCAGCACGCGATCGAAATCCGAGAGGCTCGCCGCACGGATGTCGGCGACCAGATCCCAGCTACCGTTGGTTGTGTGCAGGGTGCGAATCTCGACGATCCCCCGCAGCTTGCGGATGACCTCGGTCGTCGATTTTCCCGTGATTTCGATCAGCATCACCGCACGGACCGACAAGTCGTCGTAATCGTCCCGGACGCGGATGGTGAAACCCAGCAACGTCCCGGTATCGACCATCCGGTCCAGACGGCTCTGCACGGTGCCGCGCGCCACACCCAGGGCATCCGCCATCCTGGACAGGGACGCGCGCCCGTCCACCCGCAGATAACTGATTATGCGCCGATCGAGATCATCGGGGATGAATTTTGCAGACACCACGCAGCAGCACTTTCATTCATGCAATTTGCCTAATTGGACTATAAAAATTCTCCAAAATTGGGCGAATTGCAAGGCAACCTTGCCATTTATACCAACAGCGTGCCGCCTTACGATCCGTCCGGATCACTTCCCAAAGGACAGAATTCATGGCCCCGCCTCCTTCCCCCCTCGCCTTCATTCCCTTCGTCAGCGTCGAGAACATGATGCGCCTGGTGCATCATTTAGGGATCGAGACCATGCTGCGTGAACTCGCCGACGCGATCGAGGCGGACTATCTGCGCTGGCCCATGTTCGAAAAGACCGCCCGGCTGGCCTCCCATTCGGACGAAGGCGTGATCGAACTGATGCCGACTTCGGATGGAGAGGCTTTCGCCTTCAAGTACGTGAACGGTCACCCGAGCAACATCGCCAGGGGCCTGCAGACGGTTGCCGCGTTCGGCCTGCTGGCGCGCGTCGACACCGGCTACCCATTGCTCCTGGCCGAGATGACCCTGCTAACGGCCCTGCGCACCGCCGCGACTTCGGCGATGGTCGCGCGCAAGCTCGCCCCGGCGGACTCGCGCGTCATGGCAATGATCGGCAACGGCGCGCAGGCGGAATTCC
The DNA window shown above is from Novosphingobium sp. RL4 and carries:
- a CDS encoding FMN-binding negative transcriptional regulator; amino-acid sequence: MNESFAAYGPQDVRFLIERYPLAWVQSWAGGNEVQASLLPLVGEYDEQGQLTALIGHMARHNPLHRALRARSAAHVLFTGPQGYVSPEHAGLRDWAPTWNYVQLKITADLRFDDALTGPALEILIDEMERCRPEPWSKEELGGRYSRLADAIIGFRAEIRSCTGIFKLGQDERPEVLSHIIASHHDPVLVEWMRRFNP
- a CDS encoding amidohydrolase family protein, which produces MNRWLANSAIVTAAALLASPAAWADTLPPLTGRVIEYDTRQVTWPALDVAPDGNTILFDLLGDIYALPVQGGRARPMMTGAAFDTQPVFSPDGRHIAFVSDRDGRDNLWIADADGSNARRVSKDESGAPHYGSPAWSPDGRTLYVSRMIWGVLAFELLSFDVASGAREVLVKAQPNGDDPHPERRNAMGVVASPDGRSLYYATKAGTTWTSGALPHWTIVRFDLATRQQQAFMTTPGGAMRPALSHDGRLLAYATHEGQQTVLHLRDLEDGSDRVVHGPLDPDGQSGGYYVDLLPRMVFSADDRSIYLGQGGGLKRLDIASGSLADIPFEAHVRHEMGPDLRRQHRIDQGPVHVRVIQTPRLSPDGKRVVFGALGRLYIAENRKGAKPRRLEVPGSAWQPSWSDDGRFVTYVTWTAKDAGHIWVAAADGRTAPRRITSQAAYYSEPLFLAGNRDVVAFSASQHDRLYRSAESLGPMPSSLVRVPADGGVMTSLGSVGAAMDLRRDADPGRVRYYADGWISSHPVDGAASAGDAARHLVKLVARPDSQYFDAPAPLKNAQLSADGRTALVRYASQLYLVPVPEAKQGEAPTVTVSDPASGARRITAIGADYMDWAPDMRSLVWSVGSTVRQLALGAAESGKPAAVEARARSALMDVQLPRDVPRGRLLLRGARVATMKGAEVIDDADLLIVDNRIAGIGPKGTLKVPNGTEVRDVTGKFIVPGFIDAHAHWFETRRRILDIGHWDFAANLAYGVTAGLDVQTFDPDVFGYADMIDAGLMIGQRAFSTGEGVFRTSPMGDREEAIATLRRYSDYYRTPNIKEYMVGDRAERRHLIEGAQALGLMPTTEGASDYRLDLTQMLDGYAGNEHSLPIAPIHDDMIQMLVRSRIATVPTMLVLYGAPGPLGAMVAGHQDDFDSKLARFVPEFAFAAKRDSAQWNRADGQGFALFARQASDIGSAGGLLGVGAHGIVQGLSYHWELEAMASGGASPAQILQAATIGSAQVIGRALDLGSIEPGKLADLLVLDKDPLADIRNTRSLELVMQNGRLYDAATLDEQWPRRKPKAAPWFAGMSGSEVALAMKTAAAFEEAQGNAASFEY
- a CDS encoding Lrp/AsnC family transcriptional regulator, giving the protein MVSAKFIPDDLDRRIISYLRVDGRASLSRMADALGVARGTVQSRLDRMVDTGTLLGFTIRVRDDYDDLSVRAVMLIEITGKSTTEVIRKLRGIVEIRTLHTTNGSWDLVADIRAASLSDFDRVLRQVRMIDGVLNSETSLLLSTV